From the Salipiger sp. CCB-MM3 genome, the window CGGCACCGTGCGCACCTGCAGCGCCTCGGGCACCGACAAGCCAAGGGCCGACAGCCAGTAATACAGCAGTTCCGCATGCATCGAGAAGGGGAAGGGCACGCCGATCCGCAGCGTCTCGTCGGTGGCGGCGATCAGCGCCTTGCCCGCGGCGCTGGCGTCGTCGAAGCCGAAGTCGTGCCCCTGCGCGCGCATCTTTTCCGCCAGCGCGTTGCTGACGCCGATGACATTGCCGTTGACCGACAGCACCGACACCGCCGAGAGCGCCGTGCCCGCGCCGCCCAGCCCCAGCGCCGCCGCCACCGGCACGGGCGAGAGCATATGCGCCGCATCCACCCGCCCGAAGCTGAGCATGTCGCGCAGGCTCGACCAAGAGGGCGCGCGCTTGAGGTCGAGCGCGATGCCCTCCTCGGCGGCATAGCCCATTTCCTGCGCGATGATCAGCGGCGCGGAATCGGTGAGCGGGATGAACCCGACAGAAAGCGTGGTGGTCTTCATCCCAGCAGCCCCGCCGCCGTCACCAGCGCCTGCGCCACATCGGCGACGCGCCGTCCTTGATCCATCGCTGCTTTGCGCAGCAGGGCATAGGCCTCGTCTTCACCGACGCCGCGCGCCTTCATCAGCATGCCCTTGGCGCGGTCGATCACCTTGCGCTCTTCCAGCGCCCGCTTGGTCTCGGCCAGTTCGGTGCGCATGCGCTGGAACATGCGAAAACGCGCGATGGCCGCATCCAGCACCGGCTTCACCCGCTGCGCCTTCAGCCCGTCGACCACATAGGCCGACACCCCCGCCTCGATCGCCGCATCCGTCAGCCCGTCGCCCGAGCGGTCGACGAACATCGCCACCGGCCGCTCCAGCGGACCCGAGGCCAGCGCCAGTTCCTCAAGAGTGTCGCGCGAGGGGCTTTCGAGATCGATCAGCACGACATCGGGGTTCAGCGTCTGGATGCGCCGGGCGAGCCCGGTGATCTCCGACACGGTGTGAATCTCGAACTCACCGGCGTCGCGCAGGCTCTGCTCGATCAGCAGGGCGCGCTCGCGGTCGGTCTCGACAATGGCGATGGAAAG encodes:
- a CDS encoding ANTAR domain-containing response regulator, translated to MSSQLSIAIVETDRERALLIEQSLRDAGEFEIHTVSEITGLARRIQTLNPDVVLIDLESPSRDTLEELALASGPLERPVAMFVDRSGDGLTDAAIEAGVSAYVVDGLKAQRVKPVLDAAIARFRMFQRMRTELAETKRALEERKVIDRAKGMLMKARGVGEDEAYALLRKAAMDQGRRVADVAQALVTAAGLLG